One Pseudodesulfovibrio cashew DNA window includes the following coding sequences:
- a CDS encoding flavin reductase family protein: MKKSLGAKTLAQPTPVWAVGAFDEDGKPNAMIAAWGGIASSQPPAMTVSVRPSRHTYAGIMKHKAFTISICNEAMAAEADYLGMASGKNEDKLARAGLTAVKSDVVNAPYIDEFPLVIECTLLETHEVGVHTMLIGEIKDVKCDEDKLIDGKHPDVEKILPLIFSPGARDYHTVGRRVGKGFDIGRKYLKD, from the coding sequence ATGAAAAAATCACTCGGAGCCAAAACCCTGGCCCAACCCACTCCCGTCTGGGCTGTGGGCGCATTCGACGAGGACGGCAAACCCAACGCCATGATCGCGGCCTGGGGCGGCATCGCCTCATCCCAGCCTCCCGCCATGACCGTGTCGGTGCGCCCGTCCCGCCACACTTATGCGGGCATCATGAAACACAAGGCGTTCACCATCTCGATCTGCAATGAGGCCATGGCCGCAGAGGCCGACTACCTCGGCATGGCCTCCGGCAAGAATGAGGACAAGCTCGCCAGAGCCGGACTGACCGCCGTGAAAAGCGACGTGGTCAACGCCCCCTACATCGACGAATTCCCGCTGGTCATCGAGTGCACCCTCCTGGAAACCCATGAGGTGGGGGTCCACACCATGCTCATCGGCGAAATCAAGGACGTGAAGTGCGACGAGGACAAACTCATCGACGGCAAGCACCCCGACGTGGAAAAAATTCTGCCGCTCATCTTTTCCCCGGGCGCCCGCGACTACCACACCGTGGGCCGACGTGTGGGCAAGGGATTCGACATCGGCAGGAAATACCTCAAGGACTAG
- a CDS encoding methyl-accepting chemotaxis protein has product MNWKDCKLCLKFAMGFGIILLLLVSLGGWAVFGIEGIVGNAEEVIAGNELRGNFTQRVVDHLKWSEKVNALLTDSNINKLEVQTDPHKCAFGKWYYSDARTKAEELVPAIKPLMASIEAYHNKLHQSAVAIGEAYAPADVELGSFLRDKKLDHLKWMGRIKDALINPDAHSTDVMTDPHNCALGKWLYSDKVTRWMQEDAEFGALVKHIFKPHMALHESAKDIDAMLDEGDRIGAQDFFRNRTSSLAEATLGAIDGVIALNDRRQEGYDKAKDIYATVTVPALNSVQEILNKATATIADNIMTDKEMLDEADRTLTGVMIFGVASVLLGIFLAWIIAKGIIGPLQKGIDFAKVVSSGDLRAKVDISQKDEIGQLADSLSGMAAQLNHVVGEVNSATDSVSSGSEELSATAQALSQSVTEQAASIEQVSASMEQMSAGVRSNADNARETEAIASGAATGAKESGEAVSEAMDALKAIAERITIIQEIARQTNLLALNAAIEAARAGEHGKGFAVVAAEVRKLAERSGKAAEEIGELSDTSMGVADRAGSMLQDLVPQIGKTAELVKEIASSCLEQDKGVTEISAAIGQLDTIVQNNASASEEMASTSEELSAQAQMLAQSMTFFTTDKQDAPRTRSVVVKSRDIPAQGLPRAQATPLSGGGYRGTDDEDFEAF; this is encoded by the coding sequence ATGAATTGGAAAGACTGCAAACTCTGCCTTAAATTCGCCATGGGATTCGGCATCATACTGTTGCTTCTTGTATCCCTTGGCGGATGGGCCGTGTTCGGCATCGAAGGCATCGTCGGAAACGCCGAAGAGGTCATCGCCGGAAACGAGCTACGAGGGAATTTCACCCAACGGGTCGTGGACCATTTGAAATGGTCGGAAAAAGTCAACGCTCTGTTGACGGACTCCAATATCAACAAGCTCGAAGTCCAGACAGATCCGCACAAGTGCGCCTTCGGCAAGTGGTACTACAGCGATGCCCGCACCAAGGCTGAAGAGCTGGTGCCCGCCATCAAGCCGCTCATGGCCTCCATCGAGGCCTACCACAACAAGCTCCACCAATCAGCCGTAGCCATCGGCGAAGCCTATGCGCCGGCGGACGTCGAGCTGGGCTCATTCCTGCGGGACAAGAAGCTCGACCACCTCAAGTGGATGGGCCGGATCAAGGATGCCCTCATCAACCCCGATGCCCACTCCACCGACGTAATGACCGACCCGCATAACTGCGCCCTCGGCAAATGGCTTTACTCAGATAAAGTAACCAGGTGGATGCAGGAGGACGCGGAGTTCGGCGCGCTGGTCAAGCATATTTTCAAGCCTCACATGGCCTTGCACGAATCGGCCAAGGATATCGACGCAATGCTGGACGAGGGAGACAGGATCGGAGCCCAGGATTTCTTCCGCAACAGGACTTCAAGCCTGGCCGAGGCCACGCTCGGGGCCATCGATGGCGTCATCGCCCTCAACGACCGGCGGCAGGAAGGGTATGACAAGGCCAAAGACATCTACGCCACGGTCACGGTGCCCGCTCTGAACTCGGTGCAGGAAATCCTCAACAAGGCGACGGCCACCATTGCCGACAACATCATGACGGACAAGGAGATGCTCGACGAAGCCGACCGGACCCTGACCGGCGTCATGATTTTCGGCGTGGCCTCGGTCCTGCTCGGCATATTCCTCGCCTGGATTATTGCCAAGGGCATCATCGGCCCTCTGCAAAAGGGCATCGATTTCGCCAAGGTTGTTTCCAGCGGAGACCTCCGCGCCAAGGTGGACATTTCCCAGAAGGACGAGATCGGCCAGTTGGCCGATTCCCTGTCCGGCATGGCCGCCCAACTCAACCATGTGGTGGGCGAGGTCAACAGTGCCACCGACAGCGTCTCTTCGGGCAGCGAGGAGTTGTCGGCCACGGCACAGGCCCTATCCCAATCGGTGACCGAGCAGGCAGCGTCCATCGAGCAGGTGTCGGCCTCCATGGAACAGATGAGCGCCGGAGTCCGCTCCAATGCGGACAACGCCAGGGAAACGGAGGCCATCGCCTCCGGAGCGGCAACAGGGGCCAAGGAATCGGGCGAAGCGGTCAGCGAGGCCATGGATGCCCTCAAGGCCATTGCCGAACGGATCACCATCATCCAGGAGATCGCCAGACAGACCAATCTGCTGGCCCTCAACGCCGCCATCGAGGCCGCGCGGGCGGGCGAACACGGCAAGGGATTCGCCGTGGTTGCCGCGGAAGTGCGCAAGCTGGCAGAGCGTTCCGGCAAGGCTGCGGAGGAGATCGGCGAGCTCTCGGATACCTCCATGGGAGTTGCGGACAGAGCCGGAAGCATGCTACAGGATTTAGTACCCCAGATCGGCAAAACCGCCGAACTGGTGAAGGAAATTGCTTCCAGTTGTCTGGAGCAGGACAAGGGCGTCACGGAGATAAGTGCCGCAATAGGGCAGTTAGACACCATTGTCCAAAACAACGCATCGGCTTCCGAGGAGATGGCTTCCACCTCCGAGGAACTCTCGGCCCAGGCCCAGATGCTGGCTCAGTCCATGACCTTTTTCACCACCGACAAACAGGATGCCCCTCGCACCCGAAGCGTCGTGGTGAAAAGTCGTGACATTCCGGCGCAAGGGCTGCCCCGGGCGCAAGCAACCCCGCTTTCGGGCGGAGGGTACCGGGGAACGGACGATGAGGATTTCGAAGCGTTTTAA
- a CDS encoding thermonuclease family protein, translating into MIFNPVYTLPMPSRNAFLPFLRVFCLLFVLCGWSAPSPAAETARFLSVIDGDSLRIEYHGRTRELRLIGIDAPEWGQEYGTQAKAFTLKFCFGQTLTLEFDKERKDRYGRMLAYAYLGDRMLNEAIVGAGLALATEYPPNTRHSDTLARAQEMAKEKKRGFWRRGGLKETPYQWRKRHRRR; encoded by the coding sequence TTGATTTTCAATCCGGTTTACACGCTCCCCATGCCTTCCCGCAACGCCTTTCTCCCTTTCCTTCGCGTCTTCTGCCTCCTGTTCGTCCTCTGCGGGTGGTCCGCGCCCTCCCCTGCCGCGGAGACCGCCCGTTTTCTCTCAGTCATCGACGGCGACTCCCTGCGCATCGAATATCATGGCCGGACGCGAGAACTCCGGCTCATTGGCATCGACGCACCGGAATGGGGCCAGGAGTACGGCACGCAGGCCAAGGCCTTCACTCTCAAGTTCTGCTTCGGACAGACCCTGACCCTGGAGTTCGACAAGGAACGCAAGGACCGCTACGGCCGCATGCTCGCCTACGCATACCTCGGCGACCGGATGCTCAACGAGGCCATTGTCGGTGCCGGGCTTGCCCTGGCCACGGAATATCCGCCCAACACCCGACACAGCGACACGCTCGCCCGCGCCCAGGAGATGGCCAAAGAGAAAAAAAGGGGATTCTGGAGACGGGGCGGACTGAAAGAAACGCCCTACCAGTGGCGCAAGCGACACAGGAGACGATGA
- a CDS encoding MBL fold metallo-hydrolase, with protein sequence MKLTFLVENNSLVGNYLLSESGLSILIEDRESRILLDTGYSDAFLRNALSLNADLLHLDWLVLSHGHYDHTWGLEALIRHYFEAASLKRDVSRPKLLAHPQAFLSRVNKKGLETGILLGEEKLRRQFEVMSEAGPVWLNDRLVALGGIERVFDFERAKPLGKRLEPEGPVDDHIPDDTSLAYVADDGLVVIAGCAHAGICNTVEQAKRITGVDNVRVVLGGFHLQKAKPERLDSTTDYLAELELESLYACHCTDLAAKLALARRCPLREAGTGLVLEF encoded by the coding sequence ATGAAACTGACGTTCCTGGTCGAGAACAACTCCCTGGTCGGCAACTACCTTCTCTCCGAATCCGGCCTGTCCATCCTCATCGAGGACAGGGAAAGCCGCATACTCCTGGATACCGGCTATTCCGATGCCTTCCTGCGCAACGCCCTCAGTCTGAATGCGGACCTGTTGCATCTGGACTGGCTGGTCCTGTCCCACGGTCATTATGACCACACCTGGGGCCTGGAGGCGCTCATCCGCCACTATTTCGAGGCCGCCTCCCTGAAGCGGGATGTTTCCCGGCCCAAGCTCCTGGCCCATCCGCAGGCTTTTCTTTCCCGGGTCAACAAGAAGGGGCTGGAGACCGGCATCCTGCTCGGCGAGGAGAAGCTGCGCCGTCAGTTCGAGGTCATGAGCGAGGCCGGACCGGTCTGGCTCAATGATCGGCTGGTGGCTCTGGGCGGCATCGAGCGGGTCTTCGATTTCGAGCGGGCCAAGCCCCTGGGCAAGCGGCTGGAGCCGGAAGGGCCGGTGGACGACCATATCCCCGACGACACTTCCCTGGCCTATGTTGCCGACGACGGCCTTGTGGTCATCGCCGGCTGCGCCCACGCAGGCATCTGCAACACCGTGGAGCAGGCAAAGCGGATAACCGGTGTGGACAACGTCCGCGTCGTGCTCGGCGGCTTCCATCTCCAGAAGGCCAAGCCCGAGCGCCTGGACTCGACCACCGATTACCTTGCCGAATTGGAGCTGGAGAGCCTGTACGCCTGCCACTGCACGGATCTGGCGGCCAAGCTCGCCTTGGCCCGGCGCTGCCCCTTGCGCGAGGCCGGGACCGGGCTCGTGCTGGAGTTCTGA
- a CDS encoding phage capsid protein, translating into MSTTIANSFVTEYADMVHQSYQQRGSKIRNTVRLQTKVEGSKCVFQKVGKGTAGKKTRHGNVPLMNLNHTSVSCTLSDWYAAEYVDKLDELKDKQDEQKVAADAGAWALGRKIDELVISKMIGATNVVAEATSGLTKDKILQAFGTLNANDVADDGHRFALVGPHQWNELLNIQEFKSSDFSGEQYPWLKGTESRTWLGITWMFHTGLPLDTGTRSCFIYHRNALGLAEGQDVKAYVDWVPEKAAHLVDHMLSAGACLIDPDGVIEIQCDDDAVIL; encoded by the coding sequence ATGTCCACAACCATCGCCAATTCGTTCGTCACCGAATACGCGGACATGGTGCACCAGTCCTACCAGCAGCGCGGTTCCAAAATCAGGAACACCGTGCGCCTGCAGACCAAGGTCGAGGGCTCCAAATGCGTCTTCCAGAAAGTCGGCAAGGGCACCGCGGGCAAGAAGACCCGCCACGGCAACGTGCCGCTCATGAACCTCAACCACACCTCGGTATCCTGCACCCTGTCCGACTGGTACGCCGCCGAGTACGTCGACAAGCTCGACGAACTCAAGGACAAGCAGGACGAGCAGAAGGTGGCCGCCGACGCCGGGGCCTGGGCCCTGGGCCGCAAGATCGACGAGCTGGTCATCTCCAAGATGATCGGCGCCACCAACGTGGTGGCCGAGGCCACCTCCGGCCTGACCAAGGACAAGATCCTCCAGGCTTTCGGAACCCTTAACGCCAACGATGTGGCCGACGACGGCCACCGCTTCGCCCTGGTGGGCCCCCACCAGTGGAACGAACTGCTCAACATCCAGGAGTTCAAGTCAAGCGACTTCTCCGGCGAGCAGTACCCCTGGCTCAAGGGCACCGAATCCCGCACCTGGCTCGGCATCACCTGGATGTTCCACACCGGGCTGCCCCTGGATACCGGCACCCGCTCCTGCTTCATCTACCACCGCAACGCCCTGGGACTGGCCGAAGGCCAGGACGTCAAGGCCTACGTGGACTGGGTGCCGGAAAAGGCCGCCCACCTGGTGGACCACATGCTCAGCGCGGGCGCGTGCCTCATCGACCCGGACGGCGTCATCGAAATCCAGTGCGACGACGACGCGGTCATCCTCTAA
- a CDS encoding asparaginase has translation MPTQKQHSEILIFFTGGTIGMSPSEGVHGVAPGGNFEKLLNQLAPQDENVRLKPVLWSDKPSPHMTPEDMFRLAREVEEGLAAPSVLGAVILHGTDVLAETAYLCDLVIDSDKPVILTGSMRYYSESGYDGIRNLINAVRAILLPIPPGTGACLLMTDRIFAAREAVKVNSLNVDAFESREAGIVGYVAGESVILAGCPLHHAPRRKISPAAIEPKVALLTAYTGMDRSLIDHAKSVGNKGIVIEGFGAGNVPPGAVPALEACLADNIPVVLATRCIEGGVWPIYGYPGGGADLQDKGIILCGRLGGPKARIRLMCALGLTSSMEEIRDMFEDV, from the coding sequence ATGCCTACACAGAAGCAACACTCTGAAATATTGATTTTCTTTACTGGCGGAACCATCGGCATGTCGCCGTCGGAAGGAGTCCACGGCGTAGCGCCTGGAGGCAACTTCGAGAAGCTCCTCAACCAGCTGGCCCCCCAGGACGAGAACGTCCGTCTGAAGCCCGTCCTGTGGTCGGACAAGCCGAGCCCGCACATGACCCCGGAGGACATGTTCCGGCTGGCCCGCGAGGTCGAGGAAGGACTGGCCGCCCCCTCGGTACTGGGCGCGGTCATACTCCACGGAACCGACGTGCTGGCCGAGACCGCCTACCTCTGCGACCTGGTCATCGACTCGGACAAGCCCGTGATCCTGACCGGGTCCATGCGCTACTACTCCGAGTCCGGCTACGACGGCATCCGTAACCTGATCAACGCCGTGCGGGCCATCCTGCTGCCCATTCCGCCGGGCACGGGCGCGTGCCTGCTGATGACCGACCGCATCTTCGCGGCGCGGGAGGCGGTCAAGGTCAACTCCCTGAACGTGGACGCCTTCGAATCCCGCGAAGCAGGCATCGTCGGCTACGTGGCGGGAGAGTCCGTGATCCTGGCCGGCTGCCCCCTGCACCACGCCCCCAGGCGTAAGATTTCCCCTGCGGCCATCGAGCCCAAGGTCGCCCTGCTCACCGCATATACGGGAATGGATCGATCGCTTATCGATCATGCAAAAAGCGTGGGAAACAAGGGTATTGTCATTGAGGGCTTCGGTGCTGGCAACGTGCCGCCCGGTGCGGTACCAGCCCTGGAGGCATGCCTTGCGGACAATATTCCGGTGGTCCTGGCAACCCGCTGCATCGAGGGCGGAGTCTGGCCCATCTACGGCTACCCCGGCGGCGGAGCCGACCTCCAGGACAAGGGCATCATCCTCTGCGGACGGCTCGGCGGCCCCAAGGCGCGCATCCGGCTTATGTGCGCGCTGGGTCTGACCAGCAGTATGGAAGAGATCCGAGATATGTTCGAAGACGTCTAG